Proteins co-encoded in one Kribbella solani genomic window:
- a CDS encoding carbohydrate ABC transporter permease → MIETSSATDAEDTLHRSRHGGERTAAVRPSLDRSVRPAAEQRPGKRRSWLIGLGFLLPFFVPFLLFYVGPVVYAAIQSTQVTERVGGIFGTTVTKFGGLTQYAAVLSSPDFWSSVGRVALLGVIQVPLMGALALLLALLLDSPRVRLGRFFRLAYFLPFAVPGVVAAIMWGSLLDPSTSPFYQAGLHVNFLGPSLVLPSIGNVAVWTYAGSNAIILLAALKSVPPQLFEAARLDGAGDLRIAWSIKIPLVRPAIVFTAILNMIGVLQLITEPMIFRTITSEVTSGYTPNMLAYNSASADQYQYAAALSVTLAVITFAASFGFLKILQRRADR, encoded by the coding sequence ATGATCGAAACCAGCTCGGCGACCGATGCCGAAGACACTTTGCACCGCTCCCGCCATGGCGGGGAACGTACCGCCGCCGTCCGGCCGTCGCTCGATCGCAGCGTCCGGCCGGCCGCGGAGCAGCGACCCGGCAAGCGGAGGTCCTGGCTGATCGGCCTGGGCTTCCTGTTGCCCTTCTTCGTCCCGTTCCTGCTCTTCTACGTCGGACCTGTCGTCTACGCGGCGATCCAGAGCACGCAGGTCACCGAGCGCGTGGGGGGAATCTTCGGGACCACGGTGACGAAGTTCGGCGGTCTGACCCAGTACGCGGCGGTGCTGAGTAGTCCTGACTTCTGGTCCAGCGTGGGCCGGGTCGCGCTGCTCGGAGTGATCCAGGTGCCGCTGATGGGAGCACTCGCACTGTTGCTGGCCCTGCTGCTGGACTCGCCGCGGGTCCGGCTCGGCCGATTCTTCCGGCTGGCCTACTTCCTGCCGTTCGCCGTGCCCGGCGTGGTCGCGGCCATCATGTGGGGATCGCTGCTCGACCCGAGCACCTCGCCGTTCTACCAGGCCGGGCTGCATGTGAACTTCCTCGGTCCAAGCCTCGTGCTGCCAAGCATCGGCAACGTGGCGGTCTGGACCTACGCGGGATCGAACGCGATCATCCTGCTGGCAGCGCTCAAGTCGGTACCGCCGCAACTGTTCGAGGCCGCCCGGCTCGACGGCGCCGGAGACCTGCGGATCGCGTGGTCGATCAAGATCCCGCTGGTACGGCCGGCGATTGTGTTCACGGCCATTCTGAACATGATCGGAGTACTCCAGCTGATCACCGAACCGATGATCTTCCGCACCATCACCTCCGAGGTGACCTCGGGATACACACCGAACATGCTGGCCTACAACTCCGCCTCGGCCGACCAGTACCAGTACGCGGCGGCCCTGTCGGTGACGCTGGCCGTGATCACGTTCGCCGCGTCGTTCGGCTTTCTCAAGATCCTGCAGCGGAGGGCGGACCGATGA